The proteins below are encoded in one region of Flavobacterium nackdongense:
- a CDS encoding superoxide dismutase family protein, translating to MKKIIIAIVLVIAVVIGCKTKNTTDSKFLNLVFESKSNSNVTGTATFTEKKGKVTFVAKLSGLKPGIHAIHIHEKSDCTAADGSSAGGHWNPTFKKHGQWGVGEHHKGDIGNFTADEKGNGTITLTTEEWSIGGEDATKNIIGKGLIVHQGADDFVSQPAGNAGARVACSAIIK from the coding sequence ATGAAAAAAATAATCATCGCTATCGTACTTGTTATTGCCGTAGTCATTGGGTGCAAAACAAAAAACACAACAGATTCTAAATTTTTGAACCTTGTTTTCGAATCCAAAAGCAACAGCAACGTCACAGGAACTGCCACATTCACCGAAAAGAAAGGCAAAGTAACTTTTGTAGCCAAACTATCGGGTCTTAAACCCGGAATTCACGCCATTCATATTCACGAAAAATCCGATTGCACCGCGGCTGACGGAAGTTCGGCTGGAGGACATTGGAATCCCACCTTCAAAAAACACGGACAATGGGGAGTTGGCGAACACCACAAAGGCGATATTGGCAACTTTACTGCCGATGAAAAAGGAAACGGAACTATTACATTAACTACAGAGGAGTGGTCTATTGGCGGCGAAGATGCTACTAAAAACATAATTGGAAAAGGATTAATCGTACATCAAGGCGCCGATGATTTTGTTTCTCAACCTGCCGGAAATGCGGGCGCTAGAGTCGCTTGTTCGGCAATAATTAAGTAA
- a CDS encoding YdeI/OmpD-associated family protein, giving the protein MDKKQLHYFKNAKEWREWLHENHATSTGICLIFYKVSSEMESMRWEEAVQVAICYGWIDSTVKKIDEARRKQVFSPRKDKSVWSKLNKTYIEQLLKENLIHESGLKKIELAKQNGSWNSLDAVEDLIIHADLKAAFEQNEIAFANYQNFSPSYRKSYLYWLNQAKREETRNFRITEIIKFCALNKKSRV; this is encoded by the coding sequence TTGGACAAAAAACAACTGCACTATTTTAAAAATGCCAAAGAATGGCGCGAATGGTTGCACGAAAACCATGCTACATCAACTGGTATTTGTCTCATTTTCTACAAAGTAAGCAGCGAAATGGAAAGCATGCGTTGGGAAGAAGCCGTTCAGGTCGCTATTTGCTACGGCTGGATTGATTCGACTGTAAAAAAAATAGATGAAGCACGAAGGAAACAAGTGTTTTCGCCCAGAAAAGATAAAAGTGTCTGGAGCAAACTCAACAAAACCTATATCGAACAACTCCTGAAAGAGAATCTCATTCACGAAAGTGGGCTGAAAAAAATCGAACTGGCAAAACAAAATGGCTCTTGGAATTCCTTGGATGCTGTTGAAGACTTGATTATTCATGCAGATTTAAAAGCAGCATTTGAACAAAATGAAATTGCTTTTGCAAACTATCAAAATTTTAGCCCATCCTACAGAAAAAGCTATCTATATTGGCTCAATCAGGCCAAAAGAGAAGAAACTCGAAACTTTAGAATCACCGAAATCATAAAATTTTGTGCCCTAAATAAAAAATCGAGAGTATAA
- a CDS encoding LETM1-related biofilm-associated protein, with protein sequence MINPSTHGWIDKYFVKQNTALPEVENNPIPFYKAIRATGFIYGHIVSFNTPVAIATKGWLKTEISKLALLNNLYGMFRLTTNENNPEKFVLKAGAFYNEMNPQSFNWFKMVLPGSSASLSLEKIIDSRVQTNVDIISKNFSHIVTNALLFVDVLAFRQYLIHGTLPDKYLKKLEEAIVSIVSLALKIKTNKSKYDDLVIKLFESSVRYSKFSKVDVQSQSFGMDELKLDYFTYELEQLYLIDMAGMALWSDGIIEKNEAYFLYKLAELLEVSDEFVSESIYATNEFITKYQKEIPYFNYSNPVKHFYDQTTQTVLKLISRNKNRLVKEILESKELMVLLAYSTRRDLSEKEKKKVRKQLLDICKSIPSLAIFLLPGGSLLLPIFIKFIPTLLPSSFNENLENED encoded by the coding sequence ATGATTAACCCTTCGACCCACGGCTGGATAGACAAATATTTTGTAAAGCAAAACACTGCCTTGCCTGAGGTTGAGAATAATCCCATACCATTTTACAAGGCCATAAGAGCAACCGGATTTATTTATGGTCATATAGTTTCCTTCAATACGCCCGTTGCGATAGCCACAAAAGGTTGGCTGAAAACTGAGATTTCAAAACTTGCCTTGCTCAACAATTTGTACGGTATGTTTCGGCTGACCACCAACGAAAATAATCCTGAAAAATTTGTGTTGAAGGCGGGAGCATTTTATAACGAAATGAATCCGCAAAGTTTTAATTGGTTCAAAATGGTGTTGCCTGGCAGCTCAGCTTCTCTTAGTTTAGAAAAAATTATAGACAGCCGCGTGCAAACCAATGTAGATATCATCAGCAAAAATTTTTCGCATATCGTTACCAACGCTTTACTATTTGTAGATGTTTTGGCTTTTCGTCAATACTTGATTCACGGCACCCTACCCGATAAATATTTGAAAAAATTAGAGGAAGCGATTGTGAGTATCGTGTCATTGGCATTAAAAATTAAAACCAATAAATCAAAATACGATGATTTAGTAATCAAACTATTTGAATCATCCGTTCGATACAGCAAATTTTCGAAAGTCGATGTGCAGTCTCAAAGTTTCGGTATGGACGAATTGAAATTGGATTATTTCACCTACGAATTAGAGCAATTATATTTGATCGATATGGCGGGAATGGCCTTGTGGAGTGATGGAATTATCGAAAAAAATGAAGCCTATTTTCTGTATAAATTGGCCGAATTACTAGAAGTTTCAGATGAATTTGTATCCGAAAGCATTTATGCTACCAATGAATTTATTACAAAATATCAAAAAGAAATTCCGTACTTCAACTATTCCAATCCGGTCAAACATTTTTATGACCAAACTACCCAAACTGTACTGAAACTCATCAGTCGAAACAAAAATCGTTTGGTCAAAGAAATCCTCGAAAGCAAGGAATTGATGGTCCTACTCGCCTATTCTACCCGACGAGACTTGAGTGAAAAAGAAAAGAAAAAAGTCCGAAAACAACTTTTAGATATTTGCAAATCGATACCCTCATTGGCTATATTTTTGCTACCCGGAGGAAGTTTGCTTTTGCCAATTTTTATAAAATTTATCCCTACTTTGTTACCATCCTCTTTTAATGAGAACCTTGAAAATGAGGACTAA
- the can gene encoding carbonate dehydratase — translation MSEFYEKILERNKKWVEDSLALDPNYFQDLAKGQSPPLLWIGCSDSRVPANEIIGAKPGETFVHRNIANMVIHSDMNMLSVLDYAVNVLKVRHVLVCGHYGCGGIKAAMGNDSVGLIDNWIRHIKDVYRFHQLELDAIENETDRFNRFVELNVIEQVYDLAKTSIVQSAWKKGQELSLHGWVYGLNSGYVTDLNVNFSSDKDLSDVYQLKF, via the coding sequence ATGAGCGAGTTCTATGAAAAAATATTAGAAAGAAATAAAAAATGGGTAGAGGATTCACTGGCTTTGGATCCGAATTATTTCCAAGATTTAGCCAAAGGACAATCACCACCATTACTTTGGATTGGCTGTTCGGATAGTAGGGTGCCTGCCAACGAAATTATTGGCGCCAAGCCTGGCGAAACTTTTGTTCATAGAAATATTGCCAATATGGTCATTCATTCTGATATGAATATGCTTAGCGTTTTGGATTATGCGGTCAATGTTTTGAAAGTAAGACATGTTTTGGTTTGCGGTCATTATGGGTGCGGTGGTATCAAAGCGGCAATGGGAAATGATTCAGTGGGTTTGATCGACAACTGGATTCGACATATTAAGGACGTATATCGTTTTCATCAACTAGAATTGGATGCTATCGAAAACGAAACCGATCGATTCAATCGATTTGTAGAACTGAATGTAATAGAGCAAGTTTATGATTTGGCGAAAACTTCAATAGTACAATCGGCTTGGAAAAAAGGGCAAGAATTATCCCTGCACGGCTGGGTTTACGGACTGAATTCGGGTTATGTAACCGATTTGAACGTTAATTTTAGCTCTGACAAAGACCTATCAGATGTATACCAACTCAAGTTTTAA
- a CDS encoding Dps family protein, translating into MKLNSIGLPSAEAEVLAAELNVLLANFQIYYQNLRGLHWNIRGKRFFDLHLKFEELYNDSQLKIDLIAERILTLDGVPLHTFEDYINSNQLEVGKNIHNDEKAIELIVSSLSKLLSIERVILKKSGEIEDEGTNSMMGDFIVEQEKMIWMLKAWQQE; encoded by the coding sequence ATGAAACTGAATAGTATTGGGTTACCAAGTGCAGAAGCTGAAGTTTTGGCAGCTGAATTGAATGTTTTACTAGCCAATTTTCAGATCTATTATCAAAATTTAAGAGGATTGCATTGGAATATTCGCGGAAAACGTTTTTTCGATTTGCATCTTAAATTTGAGGAATTGTATAACGACAGCCAATTGAAAATCGATTTGATAGCCGAGCGCATACTGACTTTAGACGGCGTTCCGTTGCATACTTTTGAAGATTACATCAATAGTAATCAGCTCGAAGTTGGAAAAAACATTCATAACGATGAAAAAGCGATCGAATTGATAGTATCATCTTTGTCTAAATTGCTCTCGATCGAAAGAGTTATCTTGAAGAAATCAGGCGAAATCGAAGACGAAGGTACAAATTCGATGATGGGCGATTTTATTGTAGAGCAGGAAAAAATGATTTGGATGTTGAAAGCTTGGCAGCAAGAATGA
- a CDS encoding LysR substrate-binding domain-containing protein has product MTITQLQYVLAVAEHKNFTLAADKCFVTQPTLSMQIQKIEEELNILIFDRSKKPIQLTAIGQKIVEQAKNIVNEAGKIKDIVEYQKGFIGGEFRIGIIPTIMPTILPMFLNNFIKKYPKIKLIIEELNTSEIITRLKNGHLDAAIAATPLEDEKIKEIVLYYEPFVAYIPENHSISKKSEIEIADLNLDEILLLQDGHCFRDGILNLCKNQGPGVKNSFQLESGSFETLVKLANEGLGTTLLPYLHTLDLNEKDKLKLRQFKEPKPAREVSLIYPQSELKIHIIDALRNTISGVVKGAITFQNVQIISPIQKK; this is encoded by the coding sequence ATGACGATTACTCAACTTCAGTATGTTTTGGCCGTAGCCGAACATAAAAATTTCACTCTAGCTGCCGATAAATGTTTTGTAACCCAACCCACCTTGAGTATGCAAATCCAAAAAATCGAAGAAGAACTAAACATCTTGATTTTTGACAGAAGTAAAAAACCGATTCAACTGACAGCCATTGGTCAAAAAATTGTAGAACAAGCCAAGAACATCGTCAATGAAGCGGGGAAAATCAAAGATATTGTCGAATATCAAAAAGGATTCATCGGAGGAGAATTTCGAATTGGTATTATCCCCACTATTATGCCTACCATTTTGCCTATGTTTTTGAATAATTTTATCAAAAAATATCCAAAAATAAAGCTCATTATCGAAGAGTTGAATACGAGCGAAATCATCACTCGATTGAAGAATGGTCATCTCGATGCTGCCATCGCGGCAACCCCACTAGAAGATGAAAAAATCAAAGAAATTGTTCTGTATTACGAGCCATTCGTAGCTTATATTCCTGAAAATCATAGCATTTCTAAAAAATCTGAAATAGAAATTGCTGACTTGAATCTTGATGAAATATTGCTTTTGCAAGACGGACATTGCTTTAGAGACGGCATTCTGAATTTATGCAAAAATCAGGGTCCGGGAGTTAAAAACTCATTTCAATTAGAAAGCGGTAGCTTTGAAACCCTGGTAAAATTAGCTAACGAGGGTTTAGGCACCACGCTACTTCCCTACCTGCACACCTTGGATTTGAATGAAAAAGACAAATTGAAATTAAGGCAATTTAAAGAGCCGAAACCGGCCCGCGAGGTGAGCTTGATCTATCCGCAAAGCGAATTGAAAATACATATTATTGACGCACTACGTAACACCATTTCTGGCGTAGTCAAAGGCGCAATTACTTTTCAAAACGTGCAAATTATTAGCCCTATTCAAAAGAAATAA
- the mnmD gene encoding tRNA (5-methylaminomethyl-2-thiouridine)(34)-methyltransferase MnmD — translation MKRNIVQTRDGSTTIHIEDWDECYHSRFGAIQEAQHVFIKKGLSLFENQSVSILEIGFGTGLNAFITFLEYPKFKQKITYVGVEGYPVTVEEAQAMNYVSELNAETERPIFEKLHHSSWNEPHVLQEDFVFTKRQQFFTDINDSASFDLIYFDAFGYDVQPELWTAEIFNIMYKALKNKGVLVTYAARGVIKRNMIEAGFTVEKLEGAPGKREMFRAIKEIME, via the coding sequence TTGAAAAGAAATATAGTTCAAACCCGCGATGGCTCAACCACAATCCATATCGAAGACTGGGACGAATGTTACCATTCTCGATTCGGGGCCATTCAGGAAGCACAGCATGTTTTTATAAAAAAAGGACTTTCCTTGTTCGAAAACCAGTCGGTTTCTATTTTAGAAATTGGATTTGGAACGGGTTTGAATGCTTTTATTACTTTTTTGGAGTATCCTAAATTCAAACAAAAAATTACTTATGTTGGAGTCGAGGGCTATCCGGTGACGGTTGAAGAAGCCCAAGCAATGAATTATGTTTCAGAATTAAATGCGGAAACAGAACGGCCCATTTTCGAGAAGTTGCACCATAGTTCTTGGAACGAACCCCATGTTTTGCAGGAAGATTTTGTATTCACCAAACGGCAACAATTTTTTACTGACATCAATGATAGTGCTAGCTTTGATCTCATCTATTTTGATGCGTTTGGATATGATGTACAGCCTGAATTATGGACGGCAGAGATTTTCAATATTATGTATAAAGCATTGAAAAATAAAGGAGTTTTAGTGACTTATGCGGCTCGCGGAGTCATCAAAAGGAATATGATTGAAGCTGGATTTACAGTCGAAAAACTGGAAGGAGCACCCGGAAAAAGAGAAATGTTTCGAGCCATTAAAGAAATTATGGAGTAA
- a CDS encoding branched-chain amino acid aminotransferase: MSATQTYKIEVLKASTSKIKEVDFDNLHFGEVFTDHLFECDFKNGEWQNPTIKPYAPFLLDPSAKVFHYGQAIFEGMKAYKDDNDGIWLFRPDENYHRFNHSATRMAMPEVPEEIFMEGLNQLLKLDEAWIQKGKGNTMYIRPFMIATGAGVIANPSDEYKFMILLSPAKSYYSGEVKVLIAEHYSRAANGGIGAAKAAGNYAAQFYPTNLANKAGFQQVIWTDDATHTKLEEAGTMNVFFRINDTLYTAPTSERILDGVTRKSLIDLAKREGINVEVRPVLVSELVEGAKNGSLKEIFGAGTAAVVNPIIGFSYQEVYYELPKLENSVASQLKEKLTNIQHKLAEDTFGWTVKV; the protein is encoded by the coding sequence ATGAGCGCAACACAAACCTATAAAATAGAAGTACTCAAAGCTTCAACTTCAAAAATTAAAGAGGTAGATTTTGATAATTTACATTTTGGAGAAGTTTTTACCGATCATTTATTTGAATGCGATTTCAAAAATGGGGAGTGGCAAAACCCAACAATCAAACCTTATGCTCCATTTTTATTAGATCCTTCGGCTAAAGTTTTTCATTATGGACAAGCCATTTTCGAAGGTATGAAAGCTTACAAAGATGACAACGACGGTATTTGGTTGTTCCGACCGGATGAGAATTACCACCGTTTCAACCATTCGGCAACAAGAATGGCAATGCCTGAAGTTCCCGAAGAAATTTTTATGGAAGGATTGAATCAATTATTGAAATTAGACGAAGCTTGGATTCAAAAAGGTAAAGGAAATACGATGTATATCCGACCTTTTATGATCGCAACAGGAGCTGGAGTAATTGCCAATCCATCGGATGAATATAAATTTATGATTCTTTTGTCGCCCGCAAAATCATACTATTCCGGCGAGGTAAAAGTGCTAATTGCTGAGCATTATAGTAGAGCTGCCAATGGTGGAATTGGTGCTGCTAAAGCCGCAGGAAATTATGCTGCACAGTTTTACCCAACAAATCTAGCGAACAAAGCAGGTTTCCAACAAGTAATTTGGACCGATGATGCTACACATACCAAGTTAGAAGAAGCGGGAACGATGAATGTTTTTTTCAGAATAAACGACACTTTATATACCGCTCCTACAAGCGAAAGAATCCTGGATGGTGTAACCAGAAAAAGTCTTATTGATTTGGCAAAACGCGAAGGTATCAATGTTGAGGTTCGTCCTGTTTTGGTTTCAGAACTTGTGGAAGGAGCTAAAAACGGCAGCTTGAAAGAAATTTTTGGAGCAGGAACCGCTGCTGTGGTGAACCCAATCATCGGATTCTCTTATCAAGAGGTGTATTATGAATTGCCAAAATTAGAAAATTCAGTTGCCAGTCAACTTAAAGAAAAATTGACCAACATACAGCACAAATTGGCCGAAGATACTTTCGGTTGGACTGTTAAAGTTTAG
- a CDS encoding pyrophosphohydrolase domain-containing protein has product MQKQINAVKEFHTSFKLGYSENPIADLGESKKKLRYNLMKEENEEYLEAVQNNDLIEIADALGDMMYILCGTIIEHGLQHKIEEVFDEIQRSNMSKLDENGQPIYREDGKVMKGPNYFKPDFSKILGGS; this is encoded by the coding sequence ATGCAAAAACAAATCAATGCCGTTAAGGAATTTCATACTTCATTTAAACTGGGTTACAGCGAAAATCCGATAGCCGATTTAGGAGAATCCAAAAAGAAACTTCGATACAATTTGATGAAAGAAGAAAATGAAGAATATCTAGAGGCTGTTCAGAATAATGATTTAATAGAAATCGCCGATGCTTTGGGCGATATGATGTATATTCTTTGCGGAACCATTATCGAACACGGTTTACAACATAAAATTGAAGAAGTTTTCGATGAAATTCAACGCTCTAATATGAGCAAATTAGACGAAAATGGACAGCCCATTTATCGCGAAGACGGAAAAGTAATGAAAGGCCCCAATTATTTTAAACCCGATTTTTCGAAAATACTTGGAGGAAGTTAG
- a CDS encoding PEGA domain-containing protein, whose translation MKKSIFAFLLSTSLFLSSCATIVSGSKQNVKFASNPSSATIFIDEVEVGKTPFEIKLTRNSEHAVQIKLEGYQTYETTLTKKFNAWYLGNILIGGIIGLIIDPITGAIYNLSPDQINAQMTAGTVFNTDKKGVYVAVALQADPNWNKVGQLEIVGN comes from the coding sequence ATGAAAAAATCTATTTTCGCTTTTTTATTATCAACATCCTTATTTTTATCTAGTTGCGCTACAATTGTTTCTGGTTCTAAACAGAATGTAAAATTTGCTAGTAATCCATCATCGGCAACCATTTTCATTGATGAAGTCGAAGTTGGAAAAACCCCGTTTGAAATAAAACTTACAAGAAACAGTGAACATGCTGTTCAAATTAAACTTGAGGGATATCAGACGTATGAAACTACTTTAACGAAAAAATTTAATGCCTGGTACTTAGGAAATATTCTCATAGGTGGAATAATTGGGCTGATAATTGACCCTATTACCGGCGCGATATATAATTTGTCCCCTGATCAAATTAATGCTCAAATGACTGCTGGAACAGTTTTTAATACTGACAAAAAAGGAGTTTATGTCGCTGTTGCATTGCAGGCAGATCCTAATTGGAATAAAGTAGGACAATTAGAAATAGTTGGTAACTAA
- a CDS encoding dipeptidyl-peptidase 3 family protein — translation MKLLKIASVLITVGASFVCSGQTGKTKDSSTSAATPFEYVVEQFADIKVLRYQIPGWENLTLKEQKLVYYLTQAGYAGRDMGWDQHYKHNLKIRKALENIYVNYKGDKTSNDWKNFEIYIKRVWFANGIHHHYSNDKIKPAFSAAYFDGLLKATKTSLSPAIVAILFNDTDAKKVNLDESKGLLEGSAINFYDKGITAKEVEAFYAKKTSPEPKRPYSFGLNSKLVRNSKAELEEKIWKSGGMYGTAIDKIVYWLEKAQAVAENKKQGDAIGLLISYYKTGSLKTWDDYNIAWSQATEGNIDYINSFIEVYNDPLGYRGSYESIVQIKDFDMSKKMEVISKNAQWFEDNSPLLPENKKKNVVGVSYKTVVVAGESGDSSPATPIGVNLPNADWIRAEHGSKSVSLGNIIDSYNKAGGKGRLQEFANDAEEIALAEKYAELGDKMHTALHEVIGHASGQINPGVGTPKETLKSYASALEEGRADLVGLYYVYNSKIQELGLVDDWKKLGMESYDSYIRNGLMTQLIRLEPGANIEEAHMRNRQFVSAWVFEKGKKDNVIEKLTRNGKTYFNITDYDKLHELFGQLLREIQRIKSEGDYEAGKALVENYGVKVDQKLHAEVLERNKQFTSAPYSGFVNPVLVPKMDAKGDIISIEVQQPKSFAEQMLYYSKMYGFLPLEN, via the coding sequence ATGAAATTACTTAAAATTGCCTCTGTTTTGATCACGGTTGGCGCGAGTTTTGTTTGCAGTGGGCAAACGGGAAAAACTAAGGATTCAAGCACTTCTGCTGCAACTCCTTTTGAATATGTTGTCGAACAATTTGCCGACATCAAAGTGTTGCGTTACCAAATTCCGGGTTGGGAAAATCTAACCTTAAAAGAACAAAAATTAGTATATTATCTCACGCAGGCTGGATATGCTGGGCGCGATATGGGTTGGGATCAACATTATAAGCACAATTTAAAAATCAGAAAAGCGCTCGAGAATATTTATGTAAATTACAAAGGAGATAAAACCTCGAACGATTGGAAAAATTTTGAAATTTACATCAAAAGAGTTTGGTTTGCCAATGGTATTCACCATCATTATTCGAATGATAAAATCAAACCAGCATTTTCCGCAGCCTATTTTGATGGTTTACTGAAAGCCACAAAAACCAGCTTATCACCCGCAATTGTTGCCATACTTTTCAACGATACCGATGCCAAAAAAGTAAATCTGGATGAATCCAAAGGCTTATTAGAAGGTTCAGCCATCAATTTTTATGACAAAGGGATAACAGCTAAAGAGGTTGAAGCTTTTTATGCTAAAAAAACCAGCCCAGAGCCTAAAAGACCCTATTCTTTTGGTTTGAATTCAAAATTGGTGCGCAATTCGAAAGCGGAATTAGAAGAAAAAATTTGGAAAAGTGGCGGAATGTATGGTACTGCTATTGACAAAATTGTGTATTGGTTAGAGAAAGCGCAAGCTGTGGCTGAAAACAAAAAACAAGGTGACGCCATTGGATTGCTTATCAGCTATTACAAAACAGGAAGCCTAAAAACTTGGGACGATTATAACATCGCTTGGTCACAAGCAACTGAGGGAAATATAGATTACATCAACAGTTTTATCGAAGTTTATAACGATCCTTTGGGATATCGTGGTTCGTATGAAAGCATTGTCCAAATCAAGGATTTCGATATGTCTAAAAAGATGGAAGTAATTTCGAAAAATGCACAATGGTTCGAAGACAATTCGCCTTTGCTTCCTGAAAACAAAAAGAAAAATGTGGTTGGCGTATCTTATAAAACCGTTGTGGTAGCTGGCGAATCTGGCGATTCTTCTCCTGCAACGCCAATCGGTGTAAACCTTCCGAATGCTGACTGGATTCGTGCTGAACACGGTTCAAAATCGGTTTCGCTTGGAAATATTATCGATTCCTATAACAAAGCCGGTGGAAAAGGAAGATTGCAAGAATTTGCGAATGATGCCGAAGAAATTGCATTGGCTGAAAAATACGCCGAATTAGGAGATAAAATGCACACCGCTTTGCACGAAGTAATCGGTCACGCGTCAGGGCAAATCAATCCTGGAGTAGGAACACCAAAAGAAACGTTGAAAAGTTATGCATCGGCGCTTGAAGAAGGTAGAGCTGATTTAGTTGGATTGTACTATGTCTATAATTCAAAAATACAAGAATTGGGTTTGGTCGATGATTGGAAAAAACTGGGAATGGAATCCTATGACAGCTACATTCGAAACGGATTGATGACGCAGCTCATTCGATTAGAACCCGGAGCCAATATCGAAGAAGCCCATATGAGAAACCGTCAGTTTGTGAGTGCTTGGGTGTTTGAAAAAGGAAAAAAAGACAATGTAATCGAGAAGTTGACTCGCAACGGAAAAACCTATTTCAACATTACGGATTATGACAAATTACACGAATTATTTGGACAATTGTTGCGCGAAATTCAACGCATCAAATCCGAAGGCGATTACGAAGCAGGAAAAGCTTTGGTTGAAAATTATGGAGTGAAAGTAGATCAAAAACTACACGCAGAAGTTCTCGAAAGAAACAAACAATTTACCTCGGCGCCTTATAGTGGTTTTGTAAATCCAGTTTTGGTTCCAAAAATGGATGCGAAAGGTGACATTATTTCGATTGAAGTGCAACAACCAAAATCTTTTGCAGAGCAAATGTTGTATTACTCTAAAATGTATGGATTCTTGCCTTTAGAAAACTAG
- a CDS encoding GyrI-like domain-containing protein, with amino-acid sequence MRIIKYLFLLLLLSLVTLSIFIATQKGAFTVERSRIINSQRAAVFSYANDLKNWEDWNSIAVEDSLMTINYSNTTVGTGGFCSWDGKKGAGELKTINLKENDSIMQTMLLDGNSADLVLSFKDTLGKTKVTYKAKGKMSFTSKVLNVFNGGGSNFFGTIFENSLANLDKRLVYEINTYDVKVNGVVRKLQAFYLSQTFTSEFSKVNKNKNIVFSKINTFCKKNNITVFGKPFVIFHTYDTANELTKISICIPIKEPIFTTEGSEIMSDTLQAFDAVKTTLKGDYTHLSKALKKTSDYLKANNLRTDTKFSRIEIYAVGKNESNNPSKWQTEIYFPTRPKPIYKPAVITPTAIEETVPKPVEEKEMPSEF; translated from the coding sequence ATGAGAATTATTAAATACCTCTTTCTATTACTTTTGCTTAGTCTCGTTACACTATCGATATTTATAGCGACCCAAAAGGGGGCATTTACAGTGGAAAGAAGTAGGATTATCAATTCTCAGAGAGCTGCCGTTTTTAGCTATGCCAATGATTTGAAAAATTGGGAAGATTGGAACTCCATTGCTGTTGAAGATTCGCTCATGACTATAAATTATTCAAATACTACGGTCGGAACAGGTGGTTTCTGTAGCTGGGACGGGAAAAAAGGGGCTGGTGAACTGAAAACCATCAATTTGAAAGAAAATGATAGTATCATGCAAACGATGCTACTTGACGGAAATTCGGCCGATCTTGTGTTGAGTTTCAAAGACACTTTAGGCAAAACCAAAGTGACCTATAAAGCGAAGGGGAAAATGAGTTTTACTTCAAAAGTATTGAACGTTTTCAATGGGGGTGGCTCCAATTTTTTTGGCACTATTTTCGAAAATAGTTTAGCAAATCTAGATAAAAGGCTAGTTTACGAAATCAATACCTACGATGTAAAGGTCAATGGAGTGGTCCGAAAACTGCAAGCTTTCTATCTTTCACAAACTTTTACAAGTGAATTTTCGAAAGTGAATAAAAATAAAAACATAGTATTTTCTAAAATCAATACCTTTTGCAAAAAAAATAATATCACCGTATTTGGCAAACCCTTCGTCATTTTTCACACTTACGATACCGCCAATGAATTGACCAAAATTTCCATTTGTATCCCCATCAAAGAACCGATATTTACTACAGAAGGCAGCGAAATTATGTCAGACACTTTACAAGCGTTCGATGCTGTAAAAACAACCCTGAAAGGGGATTATACACACCTTAGTAAAGCCTTGAAGAAAACATCGGACTATTTGAAAGCCAATAATTTAAGAACCGATACAAAATTTTCTAGAATAGAAATCTATGCTGTCGGAAAAAATGAAAGCAATAACCCATCCAAATGGCAAACAGAAATTTATTTCCCGACGAGACCAAAACCCATTTATAAACCCGCAGTGATAACGCCTACTGCGATTGAAGAAACGGTTCCGAAACCTGTTGAAGAAAAAGAAATGCCTTCGGAATTTTAA